CTATCATGCGGAGATCCAACACACCTTTGAAGGACAACAATTGGTGCAGGCGTACGATATGCCGCCGATTGTTGGACCAGATGGCGGAGAAGTACTACGGATGCAGCCATTTTTGGGGATGACGCATCCGTTGTTTGAAGCGCCATCTTGGATGCAAGGGCAGGAAGCGGCGCGCAAGTTCAACTCGGTGATTTGGTCGGTGTTGTCCGGATCGGTTCTTTACGGTTTGATCCGATTGGCGGCCCGCAAACGGATCAGTGAGCTGCTTCATCCCATGGTGAAAAACGTCTCGCTGGAGATGGCCGATGAGATTAGCTATCGTGCCATCGCCATCGGATTCCCCATCTTCACGCTGGGTGGCCTGATTTTCGCCATGATCTGGGCCCAGGAAGCATGGGGGCGTTTTTGGGGATGGGACCCCAAAGAAGTATGGGCGCTCATCACCTGGCTGTTTTATAGCGCCTATCTGCATTTGCGCCTTTCCCGTGGTTGGCACGGGCTGAAGTCCTCCTGGATGGCGGTGATCGGATTTGTCATCATCATGTTGAATCTGATTGTGATTAACCTGGTGATCGCCGGCCTCCATTCTTATGCATAAACCGTGAAAGACCGAGGTTGTGCCAGTGAGGTGAAGGGTAATGGAAAAGCGGGAACGTATTTTAATCGTGGATGATGAGGACCGCATTCGCCGGTTGCTCACCATGTACCTGGAGCGGGAGGGGTACGAAATCGAGGAGGCCGAGGACGGGGAAACCGCCTTGGCCAAAGCGTTGGAAACCGATTACGATCTCATCGTGCTGGATCTGATGCTGCCGGGGGTGGACGGAGTGGATGTCTGTCGCGGCATTCGCAAGAAAAAAGCGACCCCGATCATCATGCTGACCGCCCGGGGAGAAGAGGGGAACCGGGTGGAGGGGTTTGAGGCCGGGGCGGACGATTATGTGGTGAAGCCGTTCTCTCCACGTGAGTTGGTGCACCGGGTCAAAGCGGTGTTGCGCCGTTCGTCTGCCACTGCGTATCTGAAAACCGACACCGAGACCCACAACGTGATCGTCTTCCCCGATCTGACGATCGATCATGATGCACACGAAGTGCGAGCGGGTGGCAAAACGGTGCAGTTGACGCCAAAGGAATATGAGCTGCTCCACTATCTTGCCCGTTCACCGGACAAGGTGTTCACGCGGGAAGAATTGCTGCGCGATGTGTGGCAGTATGAGTTTTTCGGTGACTTGCGCACTGTTGACACGCACATCAAACGATTGCGGGAAAAACTGAACCGCGCCTCCTCCAAAGCGGCTAAGATGATCACAACCGTGTGGGGCGTGGGCTATAAGCTCGAGGTGCCGAAGGATTGATCTGGAGAAGTGTTGTCGGCAAACTGTGGCTGACCATCATCGGTTTGGTCACACTGCTCTTGGTGATGCTGAGTGCGTTCCTGAGTGACCAGGTGGAAAAGACCCACCAACGCAGCCAACAGGAAAGCCTGTTGGCTTTGGCGCATAAGATTCAGCACGATCTGGAGAAAAAAGGGGCGAAACGCGGGACATACTTACGAGACATGCTGCGGATCTCGGAGCTGTTCGATACGTACATGATTGTACTCGGACCGGACGGGGCTGCCGAGCCGATCGGCGTTTCGCCCACCATCGCCAACGTTCCGTGGCAACAGCTATTGGAGAAAACGGACATCGATCGTGTGTTGCGCGGTAAGACGGTGGTCATGAAAGACAGGGTGTTTGTGGAGGAAGACGAAGGGATGCCGTTCCCTCTTTTTAAAGAGGACATTCTGATGGTGGCCGTACCGCTGAAAAAAGGGTCCCAAATTGAGGGGGCGGTGGTGCTCTACCGGACGCAAAACCAACTGCAAAGCGAAACGGATATCAAAAAGTGGATCTATTACTCCGCTATTATCGGATTTTTTCTGACGACCATTTTCGCTTTCTTTCTCTCGACCCGGATCACACAACCGCTGAAGCAGATGAAAAAAGCGGCCGAACGCATGGCAAAAGGGGAATTTAACATTCGTGTTCCCGTTCGACAACATGAACGGGATGAAATCGGGGATTTGGCGGCTACATTCAATCGTATGGCGGAGCAATTGGAGGAGCTGGTCCACGCTCTCTCCCATGAAAAAGAACAGTTGGCCAGTATTTTGCGGAGTATGGCCGACGGTGTGATCACGCTGGATGCCGATGGGCGCGTTGTTCTCACCAACCCACCGGCCGAACGATTCCTGTCCGCCTGGGCGGACGAAATGGCGGAAACCCTTTCGGACGACCCAAAAGAACGCTTACCATTGCCCTTGCGGGAGATCTTTGAGACGGTCGTCGAGGACGAACAGGAACACTTTGGCGATATCGAAGCGCACGGACGGACATGGGCGGTGGTGATGGCCCCGCTGTATGCCAATGAACAGGTACGTGGCGTGGTGGCCGTGTTGCGCGATGTGACGGATGAGCGTCGTTTGGACAAGTTGCGCAAGGATTTCGTCGCCAACGTTTCTCATGAATTGCGCACACCGTTGGCCATGCTTCAGGGGTATAGCGAGGCACTGTTGGACGATATCGCCCAGTCACCGGAAGAACGGCGTGAATTGGTACAGGTGATTCACGACGAATCGTTACGCATGGGACGTTTGGTACGGGAGCTGCTGGATTTGGCGCGGATGGAAGCGGGACATATCGAAATCGTGCGCTCCAGCTTGCGGGTGTCGGAATTGATGGAACGTCTGTTGCGCAAGTTCCACACGATCGCACGGGAACAAGGTGTGCAGCTCGAGGGCGAAGTGGAGCCGGATCTACCAACCGTCTATTGGGATGAAGACAAAATGGAGCAAGTGTTGACCAATTTGGTGGACAACGCGATCCGCCATACGTCCCGGGGCGGCAGAGTGTCCCTGCAGGCGATGCGGACCAATGGTTCCGTTCGCCTCATCGTTCAGGATACGGGCTCCGGTATCCCGGAGGAGGATTTGCCGTTCATCTTCGAACGTTTTTATAAGGCGGACAAAGCCCGGACCCGCGGGCAGGCGGGAACAGGATTGGGT
The sequence above is drawn from the Polycladomyces subterraneus genome and encodes:
- a CDS encoding response regulator transcription factor; the protein is MEKRERILIVDDEDRIRRLLTMYLEREGYEIEEAEDGETALAKALETDYDLIVLDLMLPGVDGVDVCRGIRKKKATPIIMLTARGEEGNRVEGFEAGADDYVVKPFSPRELVHRVKAVLRRSSATAYLKTDTETHNVIVFPDLTIDHDAHEVRAGGKTVQLTPKEYELLHYLARSPDKVFTREELLRDVWQYEFFGDLRTVDTHIKRLREKLNRASSKAAKMITTVWGVGYKLEVPKD
- a CDS encoding ATP-binding protein codes for the protein MIWRSVVGKLWLTIIGLVTLLLVMLSAFLSDQVEKTHQRSQQESLLALAHKIQHDLEKKGAKRGTYLRDMLRISELFDTYMIVLGPDGAAEPIGVSPTIANVPWQQLLEKTDIDRVLRGKTVVMKDRVFVEEDEGMPFPLFKEDILMVAVPLKKGSQIEGAVVLYRTQNQLQSETDIKKWIYYSAIIGFFLTTIFAFFLSTRITQPLKQMKKAAERMAKGEFNIRVPVRQHERDEIGDLAATFNRMAEQLEELVHALSHEKEQLASILRSMADGVITLDADGRVVLTNPPAERFLSAWADEMAETLSDDPKERLPLPLREIFETVVEDEQEHFGDIEAHGRTWAVVMAPLYANEQVRGVVAVLRDVTDERRLDKLRKDFVANVSHELRTPLAMLQGYSEALLDDIAQSPEERRELVQVIHDESLRMGRLVRELLDLARMEAGHIEIVRSSLRVSELMERLLRKFHTIAREQGVQLEGEVEPDLPTVYWDEDKMEQVLTNLVDNAIRHTSRGGRVSLQAMRTNGSVRLIVQDTGSGIPEEDLPFIFERFYKADKARTRGQAGTGLGLAIVKHIVNAHGGNVTVTSKVGEGTTFVVQLPIGTPTDTTRERDKGRG